A DNA window from Deltaproteobacteria bacterium contains the following coding sequences:
- the lpxC gene encoding UDP-3-O-acyl-N-acetylglucosamine deacetylase, whose amino-acid sequence MYQRTIAESVGCVGIGLHSGSKVSLKVRPAPVDNGIVFIRTDLPSSPTIKASVENVVDTTHATTIGRGDARVSTIEHLMASFAGLGIDNAFVEVDAPEVPIMDGSAGPLLFLIKSGGIRIQHTSKRFLVIRKTVRTGDEHGWAELSPAREFKVSCSVDFDHPMLQKQAYKMNFSDTNFEKELSMARTFGFLNDVEYLRSRGLIKGGSLDNAIVIDDFRVLNEGGLRFPDEFVRHKMLDAIGDISILGMPVIGHLSLHKSGHRLNFELAKKVINDSKAWKIVELKKKEKEKVRFKVPQFGMMKPSVS is encoded by the coding sequence ATGTATCAAAGAACGATAGCCGAATCAGTTGGATGTGTAGGAATCGGGCTTCATTCCGGCAGTAAGGTAAGTCTCAAGGTAAGGCCTGCGCCGGTAGATAACGGGATAGTCTTTATAAGGACTGACCTTCCTTCTTCACCGACCATAAAGGCATCCGTTGAAAATGTTGTCGATACGACACATGCAACGACCATAGGCAGAGGCGATGCGAGGGTGTCGACTATAGAGCACCTCATGGCTTCTTTCGCCGGCCTTGGTATTGATAATGCCTTTGTCGAGGTTGATGCGCCTGAAGTGCCGATAATGGATGGCAGTGCCGGTCCTTTACTCTTTTTAATAAAAAGCGGGGGCATAAGAATTCAACATACGAGCAAGCGCTTTCTTGTTATCAGGAAGACCGTCAGGACCGGAGACGAGCATGGCTGGGCCGAGCTTTCACCTGCCAGGGAATTCAAGGTTTCCTGCTCTGTTGACTTTGATCATCCCATGTTGCAGAAACAGGCCTATAAAATGAATTTTTCCGATACAAACTTTGAAAAGGAATTGAGTATGGCCAGAACCTTCGGTTTTCTCAATGATGTCGAGTACCTCAGAAGCCGGGGACTTATAAAGGGCGGTTCTCTTGACAATGCTATTGTAATTGATGATTTCAGGGTTTTAAATGAGGGTGGGTTAAGATTCCCGGATGAGTTTGTGCGCCACAAGATGCTTGATGCCATCGGGGATATTTCTATTCTCGGAATGCCGGTAATAGGTCACCTTTCCCTGCACAAGTCAGGTCACAGGCTGAACTTCGAGTTGGCTAAAAAGGTAATTAATGATTCCAAAGCCTGGAAAATTGTTGAACTCAAGAAGAAAGAAAAGGAAAAGGTCAGGTTCAAGGTGCCTCAATTCGGTATGATGAAACCTTCCGTTTCCTGA
- a CDS encoding bifunctional precorrin-2 dehydrogenase/sirohydrochlorin ferrochelatase encodes MRYFPINVDLQNRLCVVIGGGKVAYRKVHSLLKAGAKIRLISPEIKEGVKSFVDEGKITWVRREYEAGDLEGSTIVFVAVDDPAVGAVVAEEAKKLNLLINVADIPQQCTFTLSSYIERGDLLFTISTGGKCPAYSRHMRHTLEEIIDDSCGEVLDILARTRQKILEQGVESDKCRDLLNNLIKTNIMDLVREGKRNEAEKLAEETIARAALH; translated from the coding sequence ATGCGTTATTTTCCCATAAATGTTGATCTGCAAAACAGGCTTTGCGTGGTTATCGGCGGCGGTAAAGTCGCTTACCGTAAAGTTCACTCGCTTCTAAAGGCAGGGGCAAAAATCAGGCTTATTTCCCCCGAGATAAAAGAGGGCGTCAAGTCATTCGTTGATGAAGGAAAGATCACCTGGGTCAGGAGGGAATATGAAGCGGGAGACCTCGAAGGAAGCACAATCGTTTTTGTCGCCGTCGATGATCCTGCCGTTGGCGCCGTGGTGGCTGAAGAGGCAAAAAAGTTAAACCTTCTCATTAACGTTGCCGATATTCCACAGCAGTGCACCTTTACGCTCTCTTCTTACATTGAGCGGGGCGACCTTCTGTTTACCATTTCCACGGGTGGAAAATGCCCTGCCTATTCGAGGCATATGAGGCACACACTGGAAGAGATCATCGATGATTCCTGCGGTGAGGTTCTTGACATTCTGGCCAGGACGAGGCAAAAAATTTTGGAACAGGGTGTTGAGTCTGATAAGTGTAGAGATTTATTGAATAATTTGATAAAAACAAATATAATGGATCTTGTGAGAGAGGGCAAGCGGAACGAGGCTGAAAAGCTGGCGGAAGAAACCATTGCCCGGGCTGCTCTCCATTAG
- a CDS encoding PEGA domain-containing protein, with protein MKNIAARILLSSFLFNLFFPLYLFAAEPSSSSIKIISNIDGASLYLDGKDTGLVTPVSEPLAVEAGYHMIRVEKEGFTGWRKDLILTAGEQMEMEVVLLPLEVSEGQKKAFKNMDKKPINKRWWFWAIVLAAVGTAIANDDSTADGGAVVVGW; from the coding sequence TTGAAAAATATTGCCGCCCGGATACTTTTATCATCATTCCTGTTTAATCTGTTTTTTCCTCTTTATCTCTTTGCTGCCGAGCCTTCTTCATCGTCAATTAAAATTATTTCAAATATTGATGGCGCCAGTCTCTATCTCGATGGCAAGGATACGGGCCTTGTAACGCCTGTAAGTGAACCTTTAGCGGTAGAAGCCGGCTATCATATGATAAGAGTAGAAAAAGAGGGCTTTACCGGTTGGCGCAAAGATCTGATTTTGACTGCCGGTGAACAGATGGAGATGGAGGTTGTATTGTTGCCCCTTGAGGTATCGGAAGGGCAGAAAAAGGCCTTTAAAAATATGGACAAAAAACCGATCAACAAGCGATGGTGGTTCTGGGCCATTGTTCTGGCGGCTGTTGGCACGGCCATTGCCAATGATGACTCCACTGCCGATGGAGGGGCGGTCGTTGTCGGCTGGTAA
- the rpoZ gene encoding DNA-directed RNA polymerase subunit omega, translating into MARVTVEDCLTSVDNRFALVMVAAKRTKQLLDGSKPRVTARRDKAHVLALREIADGKIKVIKNSAS; encoded by the coding sequence ATGGCAAGAGTAACGGTAGAAGATTGTTTAACAAGTGTTGATAACCGGTTTGCCCTGGTAATGGTAGCGGCAAAAAGAACCAAGCAGTTGCTTGATGGCTCAAAGCCAAGAGTTACTGCCAGGCGTGACAAGGCGCACGTGCTGGCATTGCGTGAAATAGCTGATGGGAAAATTAAGGTTATCAAAAACTCAGCTTCCTGA
- a CDS encoding cytochrome c biogenesis protein translates to MDLGLTLFRFATTFYLTGTVAYAVYLFFPKKWAYRTASLSLLAGFILHTGCFTSRIRTIGFPPITNLHDALSFMAWAIIGIYLIILIWYKIRIIGAFISPLALVLMLSAYSLPKDIAPIVVPYLKTFWLPAHIILVFFGNGFLAVAFAVAIMYMIQEYQLKSKKIGKLYRALPSLDILDNVNYKSLLWGFPLLTLGVISGAIVVQQMQGGLLLWGKREIWTLMIWLLYAVLLHGRIYSGWRGRKASTISIVSFIILLVTFFGINLTVGEGFRFH, encoded by the coding sequence ATGGATTTAGGACTGACACTTTTCAGATTTGCCACTACTTTTTATTTGACAGGCACCGTTGCTTACGCCGTTTATCTCTTTTTCCCCAAGAAATGGGCTTACCGGACGGCGTCACTGAGCCTGCTGGCAGGTTTTATTCTGCATACGGGCTGTTTTACTTCCCGCATCAGGACCATAGGATTTCCTCCCATCACTAACCTTCACGATGCCTTGTCCTTTATGGCATGGGCCATTATCGGCATTTACCTTATCATTCTTATCTGGTATAAAATAAGGATTATCGGCGCTTTTATTTCACCGCTGGCGCTGGTCCTTATGCTTTCAGCCTACTCTTTACCGAAGGACATTGCCCCTATCGTCGTTCCCTACCTGAAGACTTTCTGGCTGCCTGCCCATATTATTCTTGTTTTTTTCGGCAACGGTTTTCTTGCCGTCGCTTTTGCCGTGGCAATTATGTATATGATCCAGGAGTATCAGCTTAAATCCAAAAAAATAGGTAAGCTTTACCGCGCCCTTCCTTCACTCGATATTCTGGATAATGTGAATTACAAGTCCCTTCTCTGGGGCTTTCCTCTTCTTACGCTGGGTGTTATTTCAGGCGCCATCGTGGTTCAGCAGATGCAGGGAGGTTTGCTTTTGTGGGGGAAGAGAGAAATATGGACTTTGATGATCTGGCTGCTTTATGCCGTCCTTCTCCATGGCAGGATCTATTCAGGCTGGAGAGGCAGAAAGGCGTCAACCATTTCCATTGTGTCCTTCATCATTCTCCTGGTTACCTTTTTCGGCATAAATTTGACGGTAGGAGAGGGCTTCAGGTTTCACTGA
- a CDS encoding uroporphyrinogen-III synthase produces MKLKVLVTRAEEQAGEFAGALQSLGFEPLIFPVIEFQPTEDKGIVERAFRHLSSYDWILLTSANAVRFFMGALKERGITLSSPGDVPVCAVGPKTAEAAEKAGITIDLIPDNFQAEGVISAFQGIGIKGKKVLFPRAEAGRELLPDALAKLGARVTLVPLYRTVKPERKEDELKGLLSKGVEVITFTSGSTVRNFLDILGRENLALLAGTKIACISEVTAGIAEEEGLKTDIIPLKSTTQSLAHAIGKYFTG; encoded by the coding sequence GTGAAACTTAAGGTCCTTGTAACAAGGGCCGAAGAACAGGCCGGAGAATTTGCGGGCGCTTTGCAATCCCTCGGATTTGAACCGCTCATTTTTCCAGTTATAGAATTTCAGCCCACGGAAGATAAGGGCATAGTGGAAAGGGCTTTCCGTCATCTTTCTTCCTATGACTGGATATTGCTGACCAGCGCCAATGCCGTCAGGTTTTTTATGGGTGCCCTTAAAGAGAGGGGGATAACTCTTTCGTCTCCGGGGGATGTCCCTGTTTGCGCTGTCGGTCCAAAGACAGCTGAAGCAGCGGAAAAGGCGGGTATTACTATTGACCTTATTCCTGATAATTTCCAGGCCGAAGGCGTTATCAGCGCTTTTCAGGGTATCGGGATAAAAGGTAAGAAAGTATTGTTTCCAAGAGCGGAAGCGGGTCGGGAGCTTCTCCCTGATGCGCTGGCAAAGCTGGGCGCCCGGGTGACGCTTGTTCCCCTTTACCGCACCGTTAAACCTGAAAGAAAGGAAGATGAACTTAAGGGTCTTCTATCAAAAGGGGTGGAGGTAATTACTTTTACCAGCGGTTCTACGGTACGAAATTTTCTCGATATTCTCGGCAGGGAAAACCTTGCTCTGCTGGCCGGTACGAAAATCGCCTGTATTAGCGAGGTGACGGCCGGCATTGCCGAAGAAGAGGGCCTCAAAACGGACATTATCCCTTTAAAATCTACAACGCAATCACTTGCCCATGCCATTGGTAAATATTTTACGGGCTAG
- the gmk gene encoding guanylate kinase yields MKRKGILFVISAPSGAGKTTLCRELMNTFPDLKFSISYTTRDKRKGEVDGKDYHFTPEESFRKMISEGAFAEWAEVHGKLYGTKTEDIKKATREGNDIILDIDWQGARQIREKMGEGVYIFILPPGIEELEKRLRERGKDSEEIIRKRVRNAGEEMSHSSWYDYNITNDDLPLAANALKSIIVAERCRTSLYSRP; encoded by the coding sequence TTGAAGAGAAAGGGAATACTTTTTGTCATATCTGCGCCTTCCGGCGCCGGAAAAACAACGCTTTGCAGGGAGCTAATGAATACCTTCCCCGACTTAAAATTCTCCATTTCCTATACGACGAGAGATAAGAGAAAGGGTGAAGTTGACGGCAAAGACTATCATTTTACCCCTGAAGAAAGCTTCAGGAAAATGATAAGTGAAGGCGCTTTTGCAGAGTGGGCGGAAGTTCATGGCAAGCTCTATGGAACAAAAACAGAGGACATAAAAAAGGCAACCCGGGAAGGCAATGATATTATACTGGATATTGACTGGCAGGGAGCGAGACAGATCAGGGAAAAGATGGGGGAAGGCGTCTATATCTTTATTTTACCCCCAGGCATTGAAGAACTGGAAAAACGTCTCAGGGAAAGGGGAAAGGACTCGGAAGAAATTATCAGGAAAAGAGTCCGCAATGCCGGAGAGGAAATGTCCCATTCGTCCTGGTATGACTATAACATCACTAATGACGACCTTCCTCTGGCGGCAAATGCGCTAAAATCGATCATTGTGGCAGAAAGATGCCGCACATCATTATATTCGAGGCCTTAG
- a CDS encoding YicC family protein, with amino-acid sequence MIKSMTGYGRASSASTMGEITIEIKSVNHRFRDISAKLPPKLAFLDSQIRKEIEKVVMRGKVDTFISFDKKGEALALEVNLPLAREYYRAISSLKEELAVESNITLSELASVKDIIKSSDVPVDEASVKNLLFPVLSQALASLDEMRLKEGETLKRDLLDRLSAIGSLSGEIEAGQPEQTRLYADKLIKRIGELSEGIEIDESRITQEVAIMAEKSDVTEEVVRLDSHLKQFRELLDSGESIGRKLDFLIQEMNREVNTIGSKSNDAGISRKVVEMKAEIEKIREQVQNIE; translated from the coding sequence ATGATAAAAAGCATGACAGGTTACGGCAGAGCGTCCTCAGCGTCGACAATGGGAGAAATCACCATAGAAATAAAGAGCGTAAACCACCGTTTCAGGGATATTTCGGCAAAGCTGCCGCCAAAACTCGCCTTCCTTGACAGCCAGATAAGAAAAGAGATAGAAAAGGTGGTAATGAGAGGGAAAGTGGACACCTTCATATCATTTGATAAAAAAGGTGAAGCGCTTGCATTGGAAGTCAACCTCCCTCTGGCCAGGGAGTATTACCGGGCCATATCGAGTTTAAAAGAGGAGCTTGCCGTTGAAAGTAATATAACTCTCTCTGAACTGGCTTCCGTCAAAGACATTATTAAATCTTCCGATGTTCCTGTCGATGAAGCTTCCGTCAAAAACCTCCTTTTTCCTGTCCTGTCACAGGCCCTTGCCTCGCTCGATGAAATGAGGCTCAAGGAAGGAGAAACATTGAAGAGGGACCTCCTGGACCGGCTTTCGGCAATAGGAAGCCTTTCCGGAGAGATCGAAGCGGGACAGCCGGAGCAGACAAGGCTCTATGCCGATAAACTCATAAAAAGGATTGGAGAATTGTCGGAAGGCATAGAGATCGACGAGAGCAGAATCACCCAGGAAGTTGCCATTATGGCTGAAAAAAGCGACGTAACGGAGGAGGTTGTCCGCCTTGACAGCCACTTGAAGCAATTCAGGGAGCTTCTGGACTCGGGGGAATCGATCGGAAGAAAACTCGACTTTCTCATCCAGGAAATGAACAGGGAAGTCAATACGATAGGCTCCAAAAGCAATGATGCCGGGATTTCGAGAAAAGTCGTTGAAATGAAAGCGGAAATTGAGAAAATCAGGGAGCAGGTCCAGAATATCGAATAG
- the hemC gene encoding hydroxymethylbilane synthase — protein sequence MMKKKITIATRGSMLALWQANHIKDSIEEAHPGTAVELLKIKTTGDKILDVPLAMVGGKGLFVKEIEEALIDGRADLAVHSLKDVPTELPEGLGLAAITEREDSRDALISNGKKTLAELPEGAKIGSSSLRRQCQLLKVRPDLNIVSLRGNLDTRIKKVEAGEFDAIILAAAGMRRLGWEERITECISPDILLPAIAQGALGIETRNDDGQTNEIISFLNHSETAAAVKAERALLKRLEGGCQVPIAAYGELEDEQLRLRGLVGSLDGKTLITDELRGRVAEPESLGIDLAENLLDRGAGEILEEIYKMDLGK from the coding sequence ATTATGAAGAAAAAGATTACCATTGCGACCAGGGGCAGTATGCTGGCTCTCTGGCAGGCAAACCATATAAAGGATTCCATCGAGGAAGCGCATCCCGGCACAGCTGTGGAACTGCTTAAAATCAAGACGACGGGAGACAAGATACTCGACGTTCCCCTGGCAATGGTGGGGGGAAAAGGACTCTTTGTCAAGGAAATTGAGGAAGCGCTTATCGATGGCAGGGCAGACCTTGCCGTACACAGTCTTAAAGACGTTCCTACCGAGTTGCCCGAAGGTCTGGGACTGGCTGCCATTACAGAGCGGGAAGATTCCCGGGACGCTCTCATATCGAATGGAAAAAAGACCCTCGCTGAGTTGCCGGAGGGCGCGAAAATCGGGAGTTCTTCCTTAAGGCGCCAGTGTCAGCTGCTTAAGGTAAGGCCCGACCTTAATATTGTTTCTTTAAGAGGTAACCTCGATACGAGAATTAAGAAGGTCGAGGCCGGTGAGTTTGATGCCATCATTCTGGCTGCGGCGGGTATGAGACGCCTTGGCTGGGAGGAAAGAATTACCGAATGCATCTCACCGGACATTCTCCTTCCTGCCATCGCCCAGGGGGCGCTTGGAATAGAAACAAGAAATGACGACGGCCAAACCAATGAAATTATTTCTTTTTTGAACCACAGTGAAACAGCGGCGGCAGTAAAAGCTGAAAGGGCCCTTCTTAAAAGACTCGAAGGGGGCTGTCAGGTGCCTATCGCCGCTTACGGTGAACTGGAAGATGAACAGCTTCGCTTGCGTGGTCTTGTGGGCAGCCTTGACGGAAAGACACTTATTACGGATGAACTGAGGGGACGGGTGGCTGAACCCGAATCACTTGGAATTGACCTGGCTGAAAATCTTCTCGACAGGGGCGCCGGTGAAATACTGGAAGAGATCTATAAAATGGATCTTGGAAAGTGA
- the rfaE1 gene encoding D-glycero-beta-D-manno-heptose-7-phosphate kinase, which yields MIVESKTLFRHMDNFSDRKILVIGDLILDEFIWGKVRRISPEAPVPVVEVERESLRLGGSANVVNNLKALGCKVALSGVMGNDSNGDRLRDLLEDMDVNCEGVIIKDNRPTAIKTRVIAQHQQIVRFDRERSIPIKESTTKSILAYLKDNLGDIDAVIISDYGKGVISKKLLHRALPEIAGRGIPIAVDPKPVNFPYYKGVTVTTPNHHEAAAAADTETDSEKGLAGAAQKLLAKNKAKSILITRGENGMSLFESDGQVTHIPTVARDVYDVTGAGDTVIATMALSIASGATLKEAALMANHAAGIVVGKLGTATTTVEELKAAINGEEIQGA from the coding sequence TTGATTGTTGAAAGCAAAACATTATTCAGGCATATGGACAACTTCAGCGACAGGAAGATTCTTGTCATTGGAGACCTTATCCTTGATGAATTCATATGGGGAAAGGTAAGAAGAATTTCACCGGAAGCGCCTGTGCCTGTTGTTGAAGTGGAAAGAGAGTCACTGCGTCTGGGTGGTTCAGCCAATGTGGTTAACAACCTGAAGGCCCTGGGATGCAAGGTCGCCCTTTCCGGCGTTATGGGCAATGACTCCAATGGCGACAGGTTGAGAGACCTTCTGGAAGACATGGACGTAAACTGTGAAGGCGTCATCATTAAAGACAACAGGCCCACAGCCATAAAGACAAGAGTTATTGCCCAGCACCAGCAGATAGTAAGGTTCGACAGGGAAAGATCCATCCCTATCAAGGAATCGACGACAAAAAGCATACTGGCCTATCTGAAAGATAACCTTGGTGACATAGATGCCGTTATCATTTCCGATTATGGAAAGGGTGTTATCTCAAAAAAACTCCTCCACAGGGCGCTTCCTGAAATAGCAGGCAGGGGGATACCCATAGCCGTTGATCCCAAACCGGTCAACTTTCCCTATTACAAGGGAGTTACCGTAACAACACCAAACCATCATGAAGCGGCGGCGGCGGCGGATACGGAAACGGACTCTGAAAAGGGGCTTGCCGGAGCAGCGCAAAAGCTGCTTGCCAAAAACAAGGCAAAATCCATTCTCATTACGAGAGGAGAAAACGGCATGTCCTTATTTGAAAGTGACGGTCAGGTTACCCATATACCGACTGTCGCCCGCGATGTCTACGATGTGACCGGCGCCGGTGATACGGTTATTGCAACAATGGCGCTGTCCATAGCAAGCGGAGCCACACTGAAAGAAGCAGCCCTCATGGCTAACCATGCCGCAGGTATTGTCGTCGGCAAACTGGGAACAGCTACGACTACGGTAGAAGAACTTAAAGCCGCCATTAACGGTGAAGAAATTCAGGGAGCCTGA
- a CDS encoding phosphoglucomutase/phosphomannomutase family protein has protein sequence MTKIKFGTSGWRAILADEFTVDNVRIVCQAIADYLKESNEARKGIIIGYDTRFMGQRFAEEAAMVLAANKIKAYLCTRDVPTPVISYEIIKRGLNGGINFTASHNPSEYNGLKFSPASGGPALPETTKRIEELANQMMGEAAYREISMEEGKYSHFIESIDPRDEYLENLKSKIDLDMIKKAGIRVAADFLYGTSRGYLDTVLLEAGCKINTIHGYLDPYFGGNPPEPAEENIKELIDLVNEDNDICIGLATDLDADRFGIVDSDGSYIEPNQIIALLLDYLIKSKKWTGAVARSVATTHLIDAVAKNHGIEVYETPVGFKYIGEYICQDKIIIGGEESAGLSIKGHIPEKDGILACLLVTEMVASGGKSIKELLYDLYKEVGTIVTKRENIHLSLEKKSAFKTKLDSYPDEFAGFKVMEVNKLDGTKFLMEDGKSWLLMRESGTEPVVRLYGEAESDQKLKSLMEAGKEFILS, from the coding sequence GTGACAAAGATAAAATTCGGAACTTCCGGATGGCGTGCAATCCTGGCCGATGAATTTACTGTAGACAATGTAAGAATCGTCTGTCAGGCCATTGCCGACTACCTGAAAGAAAGCAACGAAGCCCGGAAAGGGATTATCATCGGTTATGATACCCGTTTTATGGGACAGCGGTTTGCCGAAGAAGCAGCCATGGTTCTTGCCGCCAACAAAATTAAAGCCTACCTTTGCACGAGAGACGTGCCGACGCCCGTTATTTCCTATGAAATAATCAAGCGTGGCCTTAACGGAGGCATTAACTTCACTGCAAGCCATAATCCTTCAGAATATAACGGGCTTAAGTTTTCTCCTGCATCAGGGGGCCCTGCCCTGCCTGAAACAACGAAAAGAATAGAAGAACTGGCCAATCAGATGATGGGTGAGGCGGCGTACAGGGAAATTTCCATGGAAGAGGGAAAGTACAGTCATTTTATAGAGTCCATCGACCCGAGAGATGAATACCTGGAAAACCTGAAAAGCAAGATTGACCTCGATATGATAAAGAAAGCGGGAATCAGGGTGGCGGCAGACTTTCTTTACGGCACATCGAGAGGCTACCTGGATACGGTTCTTCTTGAGGCAGGGTGCAAGATAAATACTATTCATGGCTACCTGGACCCCTATTTCGGAGGCAACCCTCCCGAACCGGCCGAGGAAAACATCAAGGAACTCATAGACCTTGTCAATGAAGATAATGATATCTGTATCGGTCTTGCAACCGATCTCGACGCCGACCGCTTCGGCATTGTCGACAGCGACGGAAGCTACATTGAACCGAACCAGATTATCGCCCTTCTTCTCGACTATCTGATCAAAAGTAAAAAATGGACGGGCGCTGTGGCGCGTTCCGTTGCCACGACCCACCTCATCGATGCCGTGGCAAAAAATCACGGCATCGAGGTGTACGAAACTCCTGTCGGCTTCAAATACATCGGCGAGTATATCTGCCAGGATAAAATCATCATCGGCGGCGAGGAGAGTGCAGGCCTTTCCATTAAAGGCCATATCCCTGAAAAAGACGGCATCCTTGCATGCCTCCTTGTAACCGAGATGGTTGCAAGCGGTGGAAAGTCGATAAAAGAGTTGCTCTACGATCTTTACAAGGAGGTGGGAACTATTGTTACCAAAAGGGAAAATATCCACCTGTCACTTGAAAAGAAGAGCGCCTTTAAGACAAAACTCGATTCCTACCCCGACGAATTTGCCGGATTTAAGGTAATGGAAGTAAACAAGCTTGACGGCACCAAGTTTCTCATGGAAGATGGAAAAAGCTGGCTTCTTATGCGTGAATCGGGAACAGAGCCTGTCGTCAGACTCTATGGAGAAGCTGAATCTGACCAGAAGCTCAAATCGCTCATGGAAGCAGGAAAAGAGTTTATTCTTTCATAA